TTGCCGACGATGGCGTGCGTGACGCCTGTGACGAGGGTGAGTTGCACGGTGCTGTTGACGGTGGTGTCGATTTTGAGACAGCCATTCGCGTCGAAGGCCAGGCCGCTCGCGCTGGCGAGACAGACGGCCGCGCCACCGGCAGGCAATCGGACAATCGCCTGGCGCGTCGTGCTGATCGAACTCTCGACCCACAGGATCTGCGCCGCGCCGCTGTCGCCGCTGAGCAATCGGTCGGTGAACCCCGGCGACACATCCGCGAACTCGTGGTTCGGATCGGCCATGCCGATCTTCACGGGAACGACTCCGCCCATTGCGGCGCGGACGATGGCCCCGGGCGAGGCAGTCTCAAGCAGGATTGCGAACTTGCCCGCGTGCTCGGCCGCCGGCACAACGCCAGTGAACGCGACACGTTCGAGTTCAAGAGCGTCAGTGGGGGCGATGATCGGATCGGTGATCGCGAGCACGCCGAAGCGATTCACGGTCGAAGCGGTGGAGTTGAGAACGAGGATGACATCGTTGTCCCGCTGCAGGCGCTGGGGTTCGCGGGATTCCTCATGCTGGCGCTGGCGCAGATCGATGGCCGCATCGACGAACGCGTTGTACGCCCCCGCGGGGATACGCAGCGGATCGCCGGATTTCACCTTGCGCAGGGAATCGCCGCTCATGTTCCGATCTCCAGCCCAGTGAAGTCGCTGCTGTCATAAACTCGCTCGACGTAGACCGCGACAGGCCGCTTCACCAGCGCGCCGGCGGTCGCGTCCTCAACCTCGGCATAACGCACCCAGAGGTACTCCCAGCCCTTTTTGTCGATGCCGGTGATGTCGCCGATGCTCAGGCCAGTGCGGTTCGGCCGAGAGGCGAAGCGAAACGTCAGTTCCCAGTCGCCCTGGCCGCGTTTGGAGCCTGAGACGCCCAGGAAGAGGCACTCACCGGCGTTGAAGCCCTTGAAAGCCGCATTATTGACCCGGCCGGTGAGGGCGAAGAGCGTACCTTTATATACGGGCGTCACTAGACTGTCGTCGAGATAATGCGTCTCAGTGAACTGGTAGACCGGCACCACGATCTCCACACCCTCGACACTGTCGGCGGTGACGCCAATCGCCCCCTTGAAGTCCGGCGCGGTCTTTCCGGGCGGGGCGTATGAAGCGATGGTGGCCGATGACTGGGTGATGTGCTCACTGCCGCCGCCGGTCTCGAAGGTGAAGGTGCTCTCGCCCGTGTCGGGCGGATCAGTGGATGAATCGACCTGATAAATGACAGCCCCGTCATAGAGATCGGGCCCGGCCTCCTCGACACGCACCTGATAGAGGGGCAGTCCGCCATAGAAGGATGGAACCTCGGCTTCGAGCGCCGCCAGCGCCTCGAGGTCATCACTCGTGCCGCGCACCCAGTAGAGGCGCTCGGTCGATGGACTCCGGCCGCTGCTGGTCGTTCGACTGATCCCGCGTTCCTGAACTTCCGTGCTCATCCGAAGGCCAATCCCTTGTTTGAAGCCTCGACGAGGCGCTTGGTGTGGCGGGCCGTCTGTTCGGTGGCGCGCGCTGTGCGCTCGGCACTGTCATCGCCGGCGGCGAGGCCGCGCACGGCCGAGGCGTCGAAGGTGCCGCGGACACTGACGCGACTGGCGAGCAGATCGAGTTGATCGCCCAGGTCAGCCAGGCGCTGCAAAGCAGTCGATGCGGGATCCTGTCCGCTGGTCAGCGCCTCTTCGCGCCGCTGCCGCGCCGTCTCGACCGCCTGCGCCAGTTCCTGTTTCGTGCGGGCCAGTGCTTCCTCAGCCTGGCGCACGCGCTCGGCCGTCTGCTCGTCGAGATCAGCCAGGGCCTCGGCGCGCTGGGCATCGACGGCATTGAGCGCCGCCTCCTTCTCCTGCTCGCGCTGGGCATCGCTGCGACCGCGGCGGCGCTCCGCCTCGGCGAGCGCGTCCTTGCGCTGCGATTCGATCCCCGCGAGATCGGCATCCAGTTCCCGGCGATTGAGCGCCTTGGCCCCTTCGACATCGAGCGTCTCATCGAGCAGGCCCATGACTTCAGTGAACCGGTCGGCGAGCCAGTTCGTCACCCGGGCCCAGATGCGCTGCACGCCCGCGGCGAGATTGGCCCAGCCTTTGGCGATGCCCGCGGTGAAATCCGGGAAGTTGCGTTCGAACCAGTCGCGCACCTCGATCCATGCCTTTCGAACGCCGGAGAAGGCGATGATCGCGGCCTTCTGGAAGCCGGCGCTGAAGCCGATCCACGCCTGGCGCAGGGGCTGGATGCCCTGTTCCCACGCGACGCGCAGGCCAGCCCACAGCGCGCGGGCGGCCAGTGCGATGTCACCGGCGGCGAGTGCATCGCGGATACCGGCGACCACGGCGCCGACGAATGTGCTCAGTTCGCCGAACCGATCACGCAGCCACTGCAAGGCCTTGCCACCCGCGCCGGACCATGCGATGACGGTTCCGCCGAGCACTGCGACGGCGGCGATGAGCAGGCCGATGGGCGAGATGACGGCGCCGATGATCGCGGCCGCGGCAGCGAATGCGACTTTCACTGCTGTAATCACCGAGACCAACCCGCCGAGCACGAATGCCGCGGCCTGCGCACTGGCGCCCACCAGCACCAGCGCCACGCCGACAGCGCCGAGCACGGCGACCGATCCCGCGGCGACGACGACAAGCATCCGGTTCTCGCGCACCCACTCCGCGATCGCGGTCGTGACGCGAGTAATCAGGTGCGTGGCAATGCGCAGAGGCGCCACGATCGATTCGCCTACGGCGATGCCCAGACCTTCGAGGGCGCTCTTGAGAATGATCGCCTGACCCTTGAGGGTGTTGAGTTGAACGCCGGCGATGCGCTCGGCCGTGCCGGTCGCGCCCTGCAAGGCGTTCTGGTAGTCGCGGAGGTTGTCGGCGCCCTGCGAGAGGAGTTCAGCCACGCCGGCCGCCTGCCGGGCCTGGAAGACCCGGCCGAGGATTTCGAGTCGCTTGCCCGAGCCCATGCCCTCCATGGCGCGATTCAGATCATCGATGATGGCCGCCAGCGGCCGGACGTTGCCCTGTGCGTCGAGCACGTTCACACCCAGTTCCTTGAGCGTGTCCGCCGCTTCCTTGCTCGGGCTCGTCAGCGCCAGGATCGCCCCGCGCAGAGTCGTGCCCGCCATCTCGCCCTGGATGCCGGCGTTGGAGAGCAGCTGAATGGCCGCGACGATCTCCTCGAAGGCGATGCCTGCGCTCTTGGCGATCGGGCCGACGAACTTCATGGCGTCGCCCAGTTGGAGCAGATCGGTGTTGGCGGTGGTCATGGCCTTGGTGAGCACATCCACTGCCTCGCCGAGGTGATCGGCTTCGATCCCCATGCCGGCCATGATCTTGGCGGCGATGTCGGCGGACTGGGCGATCTCGAGCTGGCCCGCCGCGGCGAGATTGAGTGTCGGGCCGATGGACTTGAGGATCTGCTCGACGCTGAAACCCGCCAGCGCGAAGAATCCCATCGCATCCGCGGCCTGGCTCGCCGAGAACACCGTCGTCTCGCCGAGGCGCTTGGCTTCATCCGAGAGACGCTTGAAGTCCTTCTCATTGGCGTTGGTCAGGGCGCGGACGCGGGCCATGCTCTGCTCGAAGGTGGCGAAGGCGATGCTGCTCAGCGCGAAGGGCGTGCCGATGACGGCCGCGGTGGCGACGAGACGCTGGCCGACTGACCGCACACCGTCGCCGAAGGCCTTGAGACGCACCTGGGCGCGCCGCAGGGCGCGGAGCAGGCGCGAGTCGTCGCCGCCGATCTCGACGAAGGCCTTTCCGGCGCGGATGCCCTGGGTGGTGGCCATTGCTCAGGTCCCCCTCACACTGTTGCGCCAGAGTTCGGGGAATTTGGGCCGCTCCTTCTCCAGCGCCGGCTGCATGTAGGGGCGGGCGGCGATGCGCACGCGGCGCTCGCTGCGCCTGCCGCGCCGGCGGCGGGTGACGGTCGCCGTGCCGCCGCGTTCGAGCACGCGCGGCGCGGCCGAGGCCTTGAATCCCACGGGGCCGATGACCACCGAGTCGCTCTGCTTGTCGTAGCCGAAGAGGATGAAGCGCCGCAGCAGGCCGACGTGCGAGTGGGGCGGCGCTCCCGGCTTGCTCGTACCCTTGCGTTTGCGGATGCTCGTGCGCGCCGTCTGGCGGATGAAGGCGCCCGCCTTGCTGAGCACCCGGCGGCGCGCGGCATCGACGGCCCGCCTCACCTTTGGCCGGTCGAAGAACAACTGCTTGATGCGCAGATCGATCATGGTGATTCCCGGGCCGGCTTCGGCACCCCTCCCTCAATGAACACTTCCTTCAGTACCGACACATCCGCCTTCATGACGCCGCCCTGGAGGGCGAACGGATCGAAGTCGCTGGGCCGGAACGCCCGCTGGTGTTTGGCGCTGCGCTGGGTGTTGGCGATGAGGGCCATGATCGATGAGACCCGAGCCCACTCGTCACGCTGCCTTTGCTCGGCCATCGCGAGCAGGTCGCGCAGCGTCAGGTCGGCGGGATCGAGGCCGAGGATGCCGGCGCAGCGCCAGATGAGTTGCCAGAGGTCGCCGCCTTCAGCGCTTCGTCCACGATCCGTTCGATCTCGCCGCCTTCCAGACGGGCCTCGACCACGTCGCGCGCCTTGTCCATCGCGCGGCGGACCATCAGAAGCACCCGCCCGAGGTTGGCCCGGTCCCTCGGGCTGGGGCAGAAAGCCACCAGTTCATCGAGCAATGCCGCCGTGGCGGCGTCGATGGCGTCGCCGGCCATCGCGGCGCCGAAGGCTTCGTCGCTGATGCGCTTCTCATCCGCCTGCGGCTTCACCAGCGCGTAGATGATGTCGCACAGCAGAACCGGGTCGCGCATGAGGCGTTCGAGCAGGTCGCCGCCGCTGATCACTTCGAGCAGGTCGGTGCCGGTGAGGGAGCGGATGCGCTTCAGCGCCGCGATGTTGATCTCGACCGTCCACTCGTTACCCGTGTTGTCCTTGAACATTTTCACCGGCGGCATCTCCTGATTGCTCGGTCGGCCCGTTCTCCTGAGCCCGACGCGCTGCGCGGGCCTGCTGGTATTTCCAGTCCGCCCACACCCAGATCAGCCAAAGGAAGACGATTCCACCCACCCAGTACATGATCATGTCAGACTCCTGTTTCCGGATCTCCGGCCCGCTCGCCTGGCTGCTTGAAGAGCTGCGGATCGATGACGGGGAACGTGGCGCGGAATTGGCGGCCGCACCAGAGCGCCAGCAGCCAGACAATCCAGCAGGCCAGGATGGTGTACATCCAGCATCCCATTGGTGCGTCCTCCTGCTCACGGCGTCGAGTCGTAGAGCACGCCGAGGTTCAGAACCGCCGTCGCCGACGACGATGCGTTGCTCGCCGTCAGCCCATCGACCGAGTCGCCCGCGAGCGGATTGACGATCTGCTGGCCGTCGAGCCAGAACCACGTCTCGTTCTTCACGAGGTCGATCGACAGCGCCGTCACGCCGGTGTCGCGCACGCTCAGGTGGCCGCGCTCTCCGAGTTTGGCGCCGATGGCGACGAGTTCATCGCCGGTAAACGCCAGCGCGATCGCCACCTGCTCAGCGGCTGTCACCGCAGTGTCCTGCGCCGGCAGCACATCGCCGGCTCCGCCCGAGAATGTGATATCGTCGCCGGCCACGCCATCCACATCCACGTCGTAACGCCTGCCGCCATCCCAGTAGATGTCGATGACATCGCCGATCTGCAGCGTGCTTCCTGCGATGGTGAGCACCCCCGTGGTGTCGGTGCTGCGCGTCGAGAGCGTCCCGGCCTCGGCGGCGGGCAGCGTGATCGGCCCCTGGCGGATGGAGCCGTCGGCGGTGCGCTGAAGCGTGGCCCCCAGCGGCGCGCCGCCGATCTCACCGGAAAGTGACAGGGTACTGCTGGGCATCACGCACCTCCGATCCACGAGGGCGGCGTGGCCGAGTAGGCGACCTTGGCCGTCACCGAGACGGTGATGCCTTCCTCGAGTGGTTCGCTGCGACTGAAGGAACTGATCATGAAGTCGGCCTGCAATCCCTCGCCACCAGTGTCATCGAGGACCTGGAAGCCCAAGATGGCGTTATTGAGGTAGGCGTTGCGGATGGCCGTGAAGCCGGCGTCGGCGGTATCCCACACCATCTCGAATTCGATGGTCGCGGACTTGAGTGTGGCGACATTGGCGCGCCAGCCCGCATTCGCCCGCGTGGTCAGATCCGCCTCGGCCGCTTCGAGATTGAGCGTCACATCGCGGACATTGGTCAGCTCGAGCCACGCTCCGCCGGCGCCCTGGCCGTCCACCTTGTAGTTGAGGACGGCCTCCATGCCGAGTTTGAAGCCCATGGGTCACGGTCCTTTCGTCTACGTCCTCACCCTGTAGGTAACCGACACGACACTGGTGAATGCGCGCTGCTGATCGAGATGCTCGGGGGAGATGAGCGGATCGGTGGTCGTGCCCATCCACGCAGCCTCGGGCGCGCCTGCCAGCCGTTGGTGACTGAGGTGCTCGGTGATCTCTTCAACCAGCGCGATCAATGCGTCGGCATCCGGATCACTGGCCACCTTCTTCTGCACGCCCACGTCGATGGTGCAGTCCAGCCAGGAATCGCGCCGGCCCGAGGCGGTCCGCGTCACCGTCCGCGGCACGACCGTCACATGCAGGTTCGCCAGGTCTTCGAGTCCGAGGCTCGGCACGAGGAGGCGCTGGGCGGTGAAAGGCATCGAGAACGAGGCCCCGTTCAGGCTCGCCACCACAGCATCCGCGATGGTCAGGACCGTGCTGCCCATTATGGCCCGCTCCTCCCGTTGGACCGGCCTTCGAGGTAGGACAGCCGCCGCTCGATCTCTTTGTACTCGGTGCGCAGTGAGCGCGCTTCGAGGATGAGTTCATCGAGGCGCTTCTCGACGTGATCGAGTTTGGTCGTGATGACGCCCCACTGGACCGTGAGAGCCGCGCCGGCGACGAGGGCTGTGAGAATCGGCCCCGCCCAGCGCGAGAGATTGTCCCGGCTGCCAGCCATCAGAGCACCTCCGTCGCCACGTGCTTGGTGTGGATGCGAAGCGTCAGACGATTCACATCGCTGTAGCGCCATGGCGGCTCACTGCCCGGCGCCATCACCTCGTAGGTGTACGTGGCGACGGCATCGGTCTCGATGATGCGATCGCCGGGCTGGGGCAGTGTGGTTTCAGCGGCGAGGACGAGATCGACGGCGCGGATAAGGAAGTCCCGCGATTCGATGCGCGTGAGCCCGCCCACGTGGTCGTCCTGTTCGAAGACGGTGCGGCCGATCGTCGCCGGCAGTTCCACCTCGCTGCCGCCGCGCTGGTACGTCACCATCCGCGTCAGGTGCTGGTGACGCTGATCTTCGAGCCATGACAGTCCCTGGCTGAGCAAATCGGTCATGATGCATTACACCGTGGAGAGGGCCGCGCCGTCATTGCACACCACGCGCCAGGCGAGGGTGCCGTCGTTGTCGATCGCGTGCAGGCGGATCGAGTCGTTCACTTCCGCCATCGTGATGGTGTTGTTGCCGGTCTGGTTGATCGCCGCGGCCACAGTGATCACGCAGGTGCCGCCGTCGGTCTTGATGAACAGGAGCAGTTCCTGCCCGACAAAGGTCGGGATCGCCAGTGTGCGCGTCTCCGAGCCGCCAGTCACGATGGGCACATAGCCCGACTGCGCGACGGGAATGGCACCGGCGTCGCCGGGATCGGGAATCGCGCCCGTCAGCGTGCTCTGGAGCCCAATGACGGAGTGATCGACGAGCACGCGCGCCGTGGCATCGGTGTCCGCTGCGGCCCGTACGGTCTTGCCGAGGTAGGTGTTGCCCGTCGAAGTGGTCGTCAAAGCGCCGGTTCCGGCCGTGCCACCGACGGGATCGCCATTGGCATCCCAGTAGACCGCGATGCCTGCGCCGATCGCGCCGGTCACCTTGACGATGTCGTAGATGCCCGCCACGCCCAGGGACCCCAGCGCATTTGCCGCGATGGGTGTGCGAGCAAAGCCCGGCAGTGTGCTCTGCACCACCACCTGGCCGGCCGCCACGGCGCTGCCGGGGGTGTAGTCGATGGCGTTGCCGGGTGAGACGAATGTTGCCTGTGTCATGTCGAAACTCCTGAATCACGTGTGCGGCGGAGAACTGATCACTCAGATTCCAGTGCCGATCACACTTCGCCCTTACTCTTGGTCCCACCACGCGGATCCTGCAACGCGCATCCGAAATCGTGATAGCCGCGCATCTGGATGCCCAGCACGTTGAAGTCGGCTTCGGCGGTCTCGATCGTCGGCGACTCCTGTCCATTGAGGAACGCGACCTCGATGACCGGCAGATCAGCAGGGTCCGCGAGCAGGTACCACGCCTTGGCGGAGTTGCCCGTGTACGAGGCGTTGCTCAGGTACCGGCTCACCTCGACGCGGAACTTGCCTTGGTGCGGGTTGGACACGGGGTACTTTGTGCTTGCCGTGGTGTCACGCAGTTCCATGCTCTTGAACAGCTGCGTGCCGACGGCGCTGAGCGCCGTGGGCACGAGCATGATCGAGGGCATGATGCCGATGGGCTTGCCGTCCCCATCGACCTGGTCCATGAAGGCGACCTCGGCCTTGGTCAGACCGTCAATGCTCAGGGCCGTGTCGGCGCCGCTGATGAAGTTCTTGTTGCCGACCTTGAAGAAGTCGCTGTTGGCCAGGAAGATCGTCCAGAAGACATCGTTGATCTTCAGGCCGCTTCCGCGACCCAACTTGCGCGGCACCGTGGTGATGGCGCCGAGGTCATCATTGATGATGTCGCGGCGATCAATCGCGAGCAGCAGGCCGTAAGTGTCGGCCTTGTTGGTGTACTGCTCTTCACCGAGGGTGCCGTGCTTGAGTTCACCGCCGGGCGCCACGATCTCGTACTGGTCCTTGCCCACGAGCCGGTACGACGTGACGGTCTTGAAGTCGCTGACGTTGCGCACCGCAGTGATGTTCCGCCAGGTTCGCTCGACGGAGAGGAATCCCTCGAGGAGGAACTTGTTGGCGACATTGCTCAGGATGCCGCCGATGTCGATGGTGCTCAAACCCGCCTCGATGCCCGGGTTGAAGGCGAACTTGAGGACATTGCGGCTGTCGCGGAAGTTGCGGCCGCTGTATCCGTTCGCCCACGCGGCTTCAAGCAGCAGTTCCTGAAGACCGATGCCGCCGCGAAATCGCCTGGCAGCCAGGTCGAGCGCCTGCTCCTGGCAGTGCTTCTCAGGTTCATCGAGCCCGGCGGTGAGCATGCACGCGGCTTCGAGCACCTGCGTGCTCACATTCTGGTCGTGCACGTGGATCGCCGGGGCCTTGGGCCGGCTGGCGCGGAGGATTTCGAGTTCGGTGCGCGTGGAATCCCAGCCCTCACGAATCGCCTTGGCTTCGATCTCATCGTGCTGGCCGGCGCAGAGCCGGCGGACTGCGGAGATGCGCGTCGTTTCGGCGACCGCCTGTGCGCGGATGTCCCCCACGGCGCTGGCGTTGGCATTCGATGCATCCGCCTGCGACTCCGGTTTGGCTGGCGTCACCGTGCCGTTGTTGCTCGCGGTCGTGGGGGTGCCGTTGTCCTTGTTCTCACCGTCCATGATGTTCTCCTGAGTCGCAGCGATCGCCGCGACGTTCACACTGGTCTTTCCATCCGCCCCGAGGTCCACGAAACTGATTTCGCCGAGCGTCGCCTTGCGGACCACGTTGACCGGCCCGGCGAACTCCTGGCCGTTGACGAGCACCTTCTGCCCTTCGCGGATGAACTCGAACTCCTCGACCGATGCGCCCACCGACGCCTGCCAGGGGAACCCGTTCTTCGAGGAGGTCACGATCTCACGCGCCGTGGGTGTGTCGCGCGAGACGAGGCCCGAGGCGATGAGTTGCCCCTGCTCGATGCGGATCGCGTCGGTGTGGCCCACGCCCGAGCCGGGATCGTGGCTGAATCGGATCGGCCGCTGTTGCGATGGAATGTTCAACCCCGCCAGATCGAGAATGACGGGATGCCGCCACGCGGTGACACGCATGGCACCGCCGGTGTAGGCCACCATTTTGAATCGAGGCAGCGCCGTGGTTCCTTCGCCGGCCGCGGCCTCGACATCGATCTGTGCAGAGGCAGTGATCTCGATCGATCCGGGAGTCGTGCTCTCAGGCGGCGATGCGGCTGACTGCGTTGGCGCTTTCGTTCTGGCCATCGTCCTCTTCCTTGTCTGTCTCGTCGGGGTCGGCCGCGCGCGGCTGTGCCTGCGCCGGAGTCAGCCCCAGTTCCTTCATGAGTGCGACTTCACGCGCCCGCTGGCGCAGTTCCTCTTCCCAGTCCCGCCCCTGCCGGGCGAACTCGGTCGCGAGTGTGGTCGTGTGGTTGGCCAGTCGCGTGGCCTGCGCCGTGGCTTCCTTGGCGGGATCGA
The window above is part of the Phycisphaerales bacterium genome. Proteins encoded here:
- a CDS encoding phage tail tape measure protein, with the translated sequence MATTQGIRAGKAFVEIGGDDSRLLRALRRAQVRLKAFGDGVRSVGQRLVATAAVIGTPFALSSIAFATFEQSMARVRALTNANEKDFKRLSDEAKRLGETTVFSASQAADAMGFFALAGFSVEQILKSIGPTLNLAAAGQLEIAQSADIAAKIMAGMGIEADHLGEAVDVLTKAMTTANTDLLQLGDAMKFVGPIAKSAGIAFEEIVAAIQLLSNAGIQGEMAGTTLRGAILALTSPSKEAADTLKELGVNVLDAQGNVRPLAAIIDDLNRAMEGMGSGKRLEILGRVFQARQAAGVAELLSQGADNLRDYQNALQGATGTAERIAGVQLNTLKGQAIILKSALEGLGIAVGESIVAPLRIATHLITRVTTAIAEWVRENRMLVVVAAGSVAVLGAVGVALVLVGASAQAAAFVLGGLVSVITAVKVAFAAAAAIIGAVISPIGLLIAAVAVLGGTVIAWSGAGGKALQWLRDRFGELSTFVGAVVAGIRDALAAGDIALAARALWAGLRVAWEQGIQPLRQAWIGFSAGFQKAAIIAFSGVRKAWIEVRDWFERNFPDFTAGIAKGWANLAAGVQRIWARVTNWLADRFTEVMGLLDETLDVEGAKALNRRELDADLAGIESQRKDALAEAERRRGRSDAQREQEKEAALNAVDAQRAEALADLDEQTAERVRQAEEALARTKQELAQAVETARQRREEALTSGQDPASTALQRLADLGDQLDLLASRVSVRGTFDASAVRGLAAGDDSAERTARATEQTARHTKRLVEASNKGLAFG
- a CDS encoding DUF2190 family protein — encoded protein: MTQATFVSPGNAIDYTPGSAVAAGQVVVQSTLPGFARTPIAANALGSLGVAGIYDIVKVTGAIGAGIAVYWDANGDPVGGTAGTGALTTTSTGNTYLGKTVRAAADTDATARVLVDHSVIGLQSTLTGAIPDPGDAGAIPVAQSGYVPIVTGGSETRTLAIPTFVGQELLLFIKTDGGTCVITVAAAINQTGNNTITMAEVNDSIRLHAIDNDGTLAWRVVCNDGAALSTV